From Solea senegalensis isolate Sse05_10M linkage group LG7, IFAPA_SoseM_1, whole genome shotgun sequence, a single genomic window includes:
- the crybgx gene encoding crystallin beta gamma X, which yields MNIFTKVPGLAQQTSKLGSVLQRAFYGSSGRVTLFEQRNFAGRRLDLSSDCARISDKNFPERCNSVQVESGAWVGYEHDNFRGRQYLWDMSDRGEYNCYDKWCAQIDHVSSVRSVKQDNNPPRAQLFERAGFSGKKMEIQDDVPNLMSRYSLNRVTSIRVIGGAWVVYQEPNYRGPHFILEKRDYNNFSDWGSQNNTVGSMRRVRFN from the exons CAAACTGGGGTCTGTGCTCCAACGTGCCTTCTACGGGTCCAGTGGGAGG GTGACTCTGTTCGAGCAGAGGAACTTTGCCGGCCGACGACTGGACCTGAGTTCTGACTGCGCCAGGATCAGCGACAAGAACTTCCCCGAGAGATGTAACTCAGTGCAGGTGGAGAGTGGAGC ATGGGTTGGTTACGAGCACGATAACTTCCGGGGCCGTCAGTACCTGTGGGACATGTCGGACCGGGGCGAGTACAACTGCTATGACAAGTGGTGTGCTCAGATCGACCATGTCTCGTCTGTACGCAGCGTCAAACAG GACAACAACCCTCCCAGAGCTCAGCTGTTCGAGCGAGCTGGTTTCTCCGGTAAGAAGATGGAGATCCAGGACGACGTCCCCAACCTGATGAGCCGCTACAGCCTCAACAGAGTCACCTCCATCCGTGTTATTGGAGGAGC gtggGTGGTGTATCAGGAGCCCAACTACAGGGGTCCTCACTTCATTCTGGAGAAACGTGACTACAACAACTTCTCTGACTGGGGCAGTCAGAACAACACCGTGGGCTCAATGCGTAGAGTTCGTTTCAACTGA